Proteins encoded in a region of the Pirellulaceae bacterium genome:
- a CDS encoding DUF3592 domain-containing protein yields the protein MNSQSDKKLSEGRRQRLALLAIWSAIGAVGLMLILYGQLKLNESRASVRWPLAPGTIVTSKVTSHTDEDGVTYSADLEYMYMVGDVKHYSDVVVLGGHEYSARGVVTRYPVGTNVSVSYNPEKVSRAVLEPGVESHAYQSIGMMLVLGSLGMALLFNFILRLSMREKRNGLDKTLLFTLKVLFFPFTFCNGNVWIIAAMVAVAAGLTMFELPFVLKIAATTFACFYGLLLLLILWGRFIGWLASLGDSPDN from the coding sequence ATGAACTCTCAATCTGATAAGAAACTTTCGGAGGGCAGAAGGCAACGTCTGGCGCTGCTGGCGATTTGGAGCGCGATAGGTGCTGTTGGTTTGATGTTGATTTTGTATGGTCAGCTCAAGCTGAATGAATCCAGAGCCAGCGTCCGCTGGCCGCTTGCGCCAGGAACCATCGTTACCTCAAAAGTTACGTCTCATACTGATGAGGACGGCGTCACGTATTCGGCTGACCTCGAATATATGTACATGGTAGGCGACGTGAAGCATTATTCAGATGTCGTTGTTCTTGGCGGACACGAGTACAGCGCCCGGGGAGTTGTGACGCGTTATCCAGTGGGCACTAACGTGTCGGTTTCCTACAACCCCGAGAAAGTGAGTCGTGCCGTTCTCGAACCTGGTGTAGAATCGCATGCTTATCAGTCGATCGGAATGATGCTGGTTTTAGGTTCCCTGGGTATGGCTCTTCTGTTCAATTTTATTCTCCGCTTGTCAATGCGCGAGAAACGAAACGGGTTGGATAAGACGCTGCTCTTTACCTTGAAGGTGCTCTTCTTTCCATTCACGTTCTGCAACGGAAATGTCTGGATTATCGCTGCCATGGTTGCGGTTGCCGCAGGTCTCACTATGTTTGAATTGCCTTTCGTACTGAAGATTGCCGCGACAACATTCGCCTGCTTCTATGGCTTGCTTCTGCTGTTGATTCTGTGGGGTCGTTTCATTGGATGGTTAGCGAGTCTTGGCGACAGTCCTGATAACTGA